agattcaatctcagatccggttgcacgtaggatcagctacactggatcctatccctcggctcgcggctcggctcatGTCCAACtcggctcggctcgcggctgatgacgtggcaggtggGTCCCCTATGCTGACATGGATGTTGACTAGTCAATTtcttgctgactgtgtatgatgatgtcatccttgcatcatgTTGACGTCATTCTGTTCATGATACcgtcactgttcatgtctactgttcacattggtcgggtcaactggtattcgggtcgggtcaactcatccggcTAAAGAAGACGCGTGGCATGCGTGGGGCGCGTGGGCAGacgccttgccggagagtgatggagagtgcggccatgtacgacgtccgattttgacgccgttttcaccgGTGGCTTCGTCTCGTCCGCCTCTACACAGTGGAATGGTCAAAACActattttgacaactttcatttttgagcaaaaaatcaaacaccacttaaaccattagctctgataccaattgttgggcggaatccggggaccggtgatgtactgataattactcaacggagggataagcacactgagacacaatattttacgtggttcggcaaaaccgcctacatccacgggagagagtcattttattatagatAGAGAAgggatacaataaatacatggaggaggaggcacatccactcaactcaaCTCACTATTCACGCAGCTGCAATggctgcagggctgctgcccatggcagcagctctttctctcctctttctcttcacttcatTCTCATGTTCTCTCACACCTTAGCTCTCAAAACaagcctcttttataggcaaatgCTAGCACCAACTCCAGCTCCTTTTCATCAAAAATGGCTGCTGAATTTTGACAATTGAGAAGGCTACACATGGgagtcaatggtggctgccatcttcttcaacaaaggtggatGGTCAAAGTCAAGGTTAGGCACATtcaatggcaacacacctaacaatATTGACCAAATTTGCTTATAAagggttatttttttgtcatactAAGTTTTATGGAAACGTTGGAACTCTCAAAGACTGGGGGTGGAGGGATTAGAGGCATTCTTAGAAAGTGAAGGCAGGAGGCAGCTCACGAAGGCTCACCCCGGAAAATACTGGCTAGTATTTATTTCAATAAGAATCAACATAAGAGAATCTTCATAGCCCCTTGTCGGAAAATCTAGTCATATCAGCATCCAGATCATAACGCAAAAGCAACATTCAAAGCATCATCTGGGGAAAGAGTTCAAAATTCAGTTATATGAACACTAATCTTAATCAAATAGCAAAGCGATTCctcaatgaacaaaataaacacAGTTCTACGTTATATAAGCAGATAAGATGATCATTGAGAGTTTTAGCATCTCTGAAGAAAGCAAATGGCTTTGATGCACTGTTACCTTTATGGCAGAAAAAGGACTATTTAGGATAATACCAAGCCATGCTGAAGGATCACCACAGAAAATCCTGGCAACCCACCTAAGAAggtaaatgtaataaaaaactTTGCCTGAAACACAATAATCCAGCAATCAAGTCTGGTAAACAAGGAAATGTCACAGTTCACCATATAAAATGTTCTTTGAGCAGCacattcaatttatatatatatattatatatatatatatatatatagctgcaTATAGGAATACAAGATCGAAATACAAAgtcaagaacaagaacaaaataatGACCCAGCAATTTAGATCAAGGCAGACCAAGCTTACTTGAGCAGGGACAATTTGCACTATTAGACAACTAGGAAAATTCCAACGATGCGCACAAGGGTCCCTGCTTTCCTCAAATACACTCGATTTGAAGTTCAAAAGGAATAGTTTCACATTTGAAAGTACGAAAGCATACGCAAGCTTCCTTCTCCTCGTTGCTCTTTTGGACCAGAACCCCTTCCGAGACATGCCAAGCTttgcaaaattaaaagtatatatGCAAGTCCTTCTGGAAGGTACTTGGGAAGATAGTACCCAACAGAATAGAAAATAACCCTAGTCGTCTGTAGATGCAATTTATCAGAATAAACCAAGTAGAGATCAGAGAAACTCTTGAACCAAATCAGAGAGTTCTGCAAATACTTTGAGTTTCAACGTTTGATGCTTAAATCAATGCAAGGATACAGAACAACGGATGATGataaaaacatcaagaaaaatgGATGGCTATACAAAGCAGAGTACATGGACCACTTGAACCTTTTGTGTGCTGATAAGTTGTTTTATTTCCCATTTATAGTTGTGAAGTAGTTCCTCAGACCGCCTAGAAACCCAACAGATAGGCAATGAACAAAGTGACAAAATCATTTGTGGTAAAAGTAAATTGATTCTCTCAATGACAACAAAAGCAATTAAGGATTGatcttaagaaaattaaatgcaaaCATGATAATACAGGATGTTATGTGAATAAAATGTTCTTTTCATGCATTGAGTACAAGCAACAACAATCAGTTGAATTTTCTTGGGGCCAACATTTTAGTTATCCTAGATTCATAACCGATATTGACACTTGTAATTTGGATTGAAGAACAAAAGGATCAAAATCCTGCTTGTAATTTGcagtaaaataataacaaaatgtaCTCTGAAATAGTGATTGATCACTTGCTAAAAggaaaataacttgaaaatagCAGTACCTCGTCAAGttggattaaattgattttcttccTGATATCATATATTCTGGACATGTGATGTACTTCGGGAACTTCCTCATCTCCCCTTCAAACTCCTTTTCCAGCAAAGGACATTGCTAGATAGTTAGAGAAGAAATGGAGGGGGGCAGCCCTTCTTCTGGCATGGACACCTCCATGCAATTCATAATTATCAACTCTCTAAGAGAGGTGAGGTGTTGAAGTCCCTTGTAGTTAAGagatttcagatttttatgtgtCCTGATTTCAAGACGGGTAAGGCTTGAGGGCAGTAGCGTCTCCTCAGGGAAGCACTCCAAAACATCATTGTCTGCAATTGAAAATCTTGAAAGAACATGGAGTGATTGCAAATCCCATTGTGCGCGGCCTGCAATGAGTTTGTCGCAACCCCAAATAGCAAGTCCTTTAAGTTTGGAGGGCAAACCCCCTACTGGAAATGACTCGAGTTTCGGACAATGAAATATGGACAATTTCTCAAGGGAAGGTAGAAGTGAATGCATATTCTCAGGCAATGACTTCAAATTTGAACAACTCCATAACTGAAACTCTTTCAAATTTGGGGCAAGGGGCATTCCTTTACTGAAAGATACTAAATTAGGACAACTACCAATAGTAAGAGATTCTAATTTAGGGAACAACTCTAATGGGAAAAACTCGATCTCAAACTGCTCACATGCCCTGATATCAAGTTTGGTTAAAGAAGGAAAGTGAGTAAAGAGGGCCTTCTTCAGGTTGGGGCAGCTTCTGATGTAAAGCTCTTGGAGGAGAGGAAGAGAGGAGTTCCCAACCCAATCTGGAAATCTTGTACCTCCATACCCATTAATGTAGAGAATTTTGACATTCACAGGAGGTTGTAGCTGCTCAAGTACCCTTTCATGGACGAGTGGATTATCCATATCACAATCCCATACTAACTCCAACTTCTCAAGATGCTCTTTACCCTTCAAATTGGCTTCAAAAGAATCTCGAGTATCTGTGACATTTTGAAGATTCCAAATACAAAGATCACCAGATAGATGCTGAAGCTTTCCCAACTCTTTAATGTTAGAGCCACTTTGTATTCCGATAAAGAAATCAGTTAATTTTCGAAGCTTTGTTAGTTTACCCATTTGCAGTGGCATCTCTGGCAATTTTGTGTGTTGAAGATCAAGATGACGCAAGTTGATCAAGCTTCTCATGTTAGCTGGCAACTCAACAAGCTTAACACAAAAGTGCAAGTTCAAAATTTCCAAATTATACAGACTGCACATTGATTCAGGGAGCCTTGTAATCTTTGTACGAGAGAGATCAAGATACCGTAAATGCTTCAAGTTGCAAATTGAATTAGGCAACACAGATATATCATGAAAGGGGTGCAAAGATAGCACTCTGAGGCACTTGAGTGCAGGCAATAAATTACTTATTACCTCAACTTGTTTTATCATGTGTTGAGCAATTGGGGGTTCTTGATTGCCTTGAATGTCTGATAAGAGTCATCTTTTTTTGCTCTGTATGATAAATGGCGAGTCCTTTCAGTAGTCTTGCTTGAATCATCACCTTCTAGCCTGAAGCAAAAATCCCCGGATGCAAATCTAGCTAAATCATTAATGAGGTCATGCATTACGAATAATGATGAACTGAGACTTGATTGCTGAAAAAATTACCTTGCCTCAAGCTCATTGAAGTACTCATAACCTATTTCTTCCATCTCATTATTTCTCCTGGGTTCCTCTAAAAAGCCTTCTGCCATCCATAAAAGGACCATCTCCTCCCTTGTGAATTTATAACCCTTCGGAATTATCGCGCAGTAAGAAAAGCATCGTTTTAAATGAGATGGGAGATAATGATAACTCAGCCGCAGAGGTGACAGAATGTTGTCATTTGACAATTCCCAAAAATTGCTCTTTAAATGATATTACTTGCGCGTAGTAACGATATTTTACTTCCCTGTCTCACGGACATGAAAGGTTTCAGTAAAAATTCCCACTGAGATTGGTTGTTCCAAACATCGTCTAGAACAAGCGATAGTTTGTTCCCTGACAATTTCTTCTCTAGCTCGCAATGGAGTTGATCTTCAGTCATGTTGTCACAGTTCATCGAACCAACCCCCTTCAGAATATCTTTTGTTACTTTGAGAACATCGAATTCTTCCGAAACATAAACCAGGCTTTGAGATCAAACGAGAACAAAGAcacttagaaaaataattttaattaaatacttatttaaatcacaagtaaaaataatttctttaatattttttaaaccccTACTATCATGAGCTATCACGAGAACAAAGATACttagaaaaacaaacattttatttttaaacaatgaaAACATTGTTGTGGATGTCACCTAATTGTTTAggttttatatttgtatttaatagttatgaattcaaatttttttatgaatttaaacttttttaaaattattaaaaatttatataattattaatttgaaagttaataaaattaattaaaatatgtgaaAGTAACTCGTACACtcacttttaataataataaaaaaaaacgttgtTGTTTCTCTTCATGCTGGAGAGCAGCTGTCTCCCACTCAAGGCAACGTGTCACCATCCCTTGAATGATTGGATTTCAGCCGCTGATTTGAGTCATGGTCTTCTGAAATTACCTTTCCCTGTCTGCCTCTGACATCAACCCATTTCCCATGAAATTTCTTTCTTGTAAATTCATGGCTCATTATAGCCTCAGTTTGGACGTCTAATTTGAAGAGCATAGAAATTTTCTAGATATTACAGGgttcctactttttttttattttattgtcaagTAATTATACCATAAGTTTAATTGAATGTAGATATTATTTAATTGGGTACATTTAACCCTCACTCACCTGTTAAGCAACCAAACTCTCAAACTCACCTATTCAGCAAGATGATTCCAatatactatatttttaaatgatcattagcttattttattttagtttctagTGCATTGTTACAAAgtgaatttcttttattaaataaatctcatagaaaactatatttctaaaaaatagactattttatgaaatttaattatattaaggataatgagttgaaaaatattttttaatatttcattataccatgaaaaaaaagctagaaaataagtttttttaagatattagcgctataaaatagtataaatgctaaaaattataatccagATGCATCGGCTAAGATCTCTAACAATTCTATCAAAAACAAATCTCtaacaaaaaacattatttttttccccttgagaAGTATAAAGAACACAGAACTCGCAAAAGCCTTTTCTCTCTCGGCCCTTGTTATGCTCTGGACTCCATTTTACTCGGTTTTGTCTTTGATTTATTTGCCTCGAGATTCCATCTTTGAGAAAAGGTGGTTTGATTGGAAAAACATCACTAAATGCCAAGCTTTTCACGTGATGTGATCATGCAGCAGAAGATtgataaagtaaataaataaattataaaaattataaaattcaatttttaataaatataattttaaaggataTAACTGTTTTAAAATCACCTTTTCGTTTAGTTAAGGCCTGCACCAACCAGTAGAGGATGCTGAAATGCAAAGAGTTCGAGCACAAATTAataatgtttcagaatcttCAAACCATTTGAACCTGCAAGTACCACTCAGCTTTGTAACTCAGTTCCACAAGGTAGCAGTACACAACCTACTTCTACAAAATCTGCATCGTATCCAGGGATCATATCTTATAAAATGTACCACTACgagacagttttttttttaacttaaaaaaagaatattatgtAAAAACAATCTGAGATACGACTAATtggttcaaaaaatatataaaaaatacaattacaataaattaactaaaaaaataacaataaaaaataaaaaaccagaaTTGAGCCCTCctaaattatcaaacaactcaatattgagggcgaaactataaaaaaaattaaaaaaaaaaacacaaaaaaccatATTAAACCAGGTGAACTCACCAACTTCGCaaccataaatataaaattgagataGTCTCGTGGaaagaaaagtataaaaaaaaaattgaatgataaaattaaaataaattgattaaaaaaaataaaagaaaataaaaatcatctcaCGTCAACCCATTGAAACTGATGATTCTAGTTATAAAACTCAGGGTTAACACCATAAAAGACAAGTTGTTAAAAATTACGaagcaaaactaaaaaataaattaagaaagaaaaaaaaccaagtaaactCGAAAAAACTACTAGACCCGGTCCAGCTCTAAAACTCGCAACTCGTGTAATTCTAGACCCgggttcaataaaaaaacttgccaaaataaaaaatatagcaacaaaaaaatgaggatacaatttcatagaaaaaaagaccaaaggaagatgaaattttaaaaacaaatagcaatgaaaaataataaagactaaaattgaatgattaaaaaattataggggtgaaattaaaaacaaatataatatgatagattttcttaagaatttccttaatttgaaaacaatttgtaaattaaaaaatcatagaggGTTAAAAGGTTTGGTGGTTAAAGAACAACTTTATCATGGTGATGGTAAAACAGTAATttgtttaagaaatttttttttaaaaaacatttaatttaataaaaataaggataacATACCATTCTATTTAACCATGACattgattttagatttaaaaaagcaataactataattataatagaAGAAAgactttcttaaaaattaagagaaatgaggaaattaatttgttaatgtattTAAATAAGATCATATATTCTCTTACAAATTAGAAATAATGAATCTAGTTTACATAATACTTtcctaacaaaaaaatcaaagcaatctGAATGCTTGTATATAGGAATTGCatacataaaaaagaataaagaacaGGTAAAGAAGGTATACTTCTTCATAACAATGCTGGGTGGGTGCTAGGATTTAGAACTCCTACACCGTTCTTACAGATTTCAGAGAACAAAGATTGCGAGAATTTGCCAAGTTTTGGCTGCATCATTCCATAGATGGAATTTGAATGTTACCCAAGATAGTAACCTCTTTAATCACcacttataaattattttattttaaatactaaaattttcaaaattaaaatttgagtttaattttttttatcagtcaTTATCCATTACAAATATTataatccattttaaaaaaatatttggataaaatttattaaaaaataaagaccggTAAAGAGGTGAATGAGCCTATCTCATgttttaccattaaaaaatattttgttactaCTCGACCCATACCTATCACCTTAAACCCATACACATACTTGCCTATGTAATACTTGGAAAAAAGTAGCTTTTCAGTAATGTTCATTTTAGTCCATGAGTTTTTAAAACGTTTCTTAGTcatattttttctaagaaaacatttttttttttacaattttttttttcaagtttttttttttttttttacaataaaaaatgcatCCATCCAACAAAGTTAATGTTTAAACATGTAAGATatactcaaaattattttaaaagtaatttaatttaaaaattatatatttaagaaaactAAATAGAAGATGAGCTTCACTTTCAAGCTATATAAACTTATTGTAAATTAACCAgaatttattgtaaattaaattaaatatcccAAGAAAAAATAGCTATTAAGATATAGTAAAAGCATTGTCACAGTTGTTTTGTAATATTTACAGGAGGATCTGATTTTGAAAATGACCAAAGGATAAAACAGAGGAAGCATCTGACTGCGATAACAGAGTCGGAGGATTGCTGTCAGCTTCGATGACCGGAGAACAGACAACGGCAGGAACCAACGATGCCAAAACCCAAACGATACAAGGGATTGGGGGACAGCATTTCTATTAAATCAAGAGCCAAAAAGCACCGTGGAACACCAAAAGACTAAAAGGCAGCAACAAAGCCATAGAACACCAAAAGGCTAGAAgatcaaaacacaaatattgtagGCAAGCAGTTTCATTTCTATGAAATTGCTCTCGCACACCATTCTTTTCTTCAGCTACAATTATTTATCTGCTGCTATTATAGATGAACATCAGACAATCCTCACTATTGCTCTACCAATTTCTTTTAACTCTTCATCAGCGTTAGCATTTGTAGCATCCATGAGTGCAAAGATTGTCTAGAAAGAAGATTGTTCAACAAGTGCAATAAGTTTATTCAAGGACAAAGATTTAActaagagagagagacaaagaTTGTTCAACAAGTGCAATAAGTTTATTCAAGGacaaatagaaagaaaacaagatctGTACAAATTCACTGGAATCATCAATGCAGAGAACTTGCACAACTTTAGATAAACAGGGCAAAATCATTAAGTGCCTGCTCTCTTGAGTGACTTTGGCCACTTTCACTTGCTTCTGAATTTTGATTCCAAAACGCGGATGCTTCCTTGTTATGAACTATGGTTATGTTCACTTGCTTCTGAAGGCTTGGGTTGTGGGTTTCTCATGTCAATTGAAGCAATTCCAAGTAAATCCAAAGGACATTGGATTTTCGTTGCTGATTTTTCAgttatcatcttcttttttatttaattttttgttgttaataattcatatcattttttttagtagcCAGTAACCCATTAATTGCTAAGCCGGTCATCCAATTTAAGAACTTAGCCATTAGCCATTccacttcttcttcctctttcct
This region of Populus alba chromosome 3, ASM523922v2, whole genome shotgun sequence genomic DNA includes:
- the LOC118054273 gene encoding putative disease resistance RPP13-like protein 1; the protein is MIKQVEVISNLLPALKCLRVLSLHPFHDISVLPNSICNLKHLRYLDLSRTKITRLPESMCSLYNLEILNLHFCVKLVELPANMRSLINLRHLDLQHTKLPEMPLQMGKLTKLRKLTDFFIGIQSGSNIKELGKLQHLSGDLCIWNLQNVTDTRDSFEANLKGKEHLEKLELVWDCDMDNPLVHERVLEQLQPPVNVKILYINGYGGTRFPDWVGNSSLPLLQELYIRSCPNLKKALFTHFPSLTKLDIRACEQFEIEFFPLELFPKLESLTIGSCPNLVSFSKGMPLAPNLKEFQLWSCSNLKSLPENMHSLLPSLEKLSIFHCPKLESFPVGGLPSKLKGLAIWGCDKLIAGRAQWDLQSLHVLSRFSIADNDVLECFPEETLLPSSLTRLEIRTHKNLKSLNYKGLQHLTSLRELIIMNCMEVSMPEEGLPPSISSLTI